Genomic DNA from Phaeobacter porticola:
ACACCCGCATGTTCTGGACACCACATGCCTGGTGGTTCGGCGGAGGATCGGATCTGAATCCTTGCATTGAATACGATGCGGACACCGCGCATTTCCACCGCACGCAGGAACAGCATTTGGCACCACATGGTGACGGTCTCTATGCTGAGTTGAAAGACTGGGCAGATGAATACTTCTACATCCCCCATCGCAATCGCGCCCGGGGCGTTGGCGGTATCTTCATGGATGATCGCAACACCGGCAACTGGGAGGCGGATTTCGCTCTGACGCAGGATATCGGCCGCGCCTTCTTACCCGCCTTTCTGCCGCTGGTCGAAAAACGTCGTTTGCTGGACTTTGGCAGCGCCGAAAAGGACAGGCAGCTGGTGCATCGCGGGCTCTATGCCGAATACAATCTTGTCTATGACCGCGGCACGAAATTTGGCCTGGAAACCGGCCATGATGCAAACGCCGTGCTGATGAGCCTGCCGCCAATGGCGAAATGGATCTGATTTCGCGCGCTTTCGCTGATCGCGCGCTGCGTCTGGCTTGGTGATTGCTCTTACGGCCGCGGCAGGCTTTACTAGACCAAAGCGCAGCCAATCGCGCGAGGTAGGTGGAGCAGATATGGGCAGAGTGTGGCGGGCGATTTCGTTGGTGCTGATGGTGGCCGCCTGCGCGCCGCGCGCCGCTCAGGTTGTTGCACCATCGCCCCCGATCGGTCAGCCAATTGTGGCTGGTGAAACCTCAACAACGTTGGCGGTGGCGCGGGCACAGCTGATCACCAATCCAAAATTCGCCGACAATGACCCGCACCCCTGGGAGGGGCGCACGCCCTGGTCTTACCCAATCCATGGCATTGATGTTTCGCGCTGGCAGGGGGACATCGACTGGCGTCGGGCCAAGGCGGCGGGTATCAGTTTTGCCTATATCAAGGCGACTGAGGGCGGCGATCTGGCGGATCCGAAATTCCGTGACCACT
This window encodes:
- the hemF gene encoding oxygen-dependent coproporphyrinogen oxidase, with the protein product MSNDMINEKARAAAWFTSLRDSIVIAFEALEDSHDTGPFSDQTAGRFEISETKRTAEDGSDAGGGLMSVMRGGRVFEKVGVNISEVYGTLGTRAQTAMAARKGIEGMQEDPRFWASGISLVAHMQNPHAPAVHMNTRMFWTPHAWWFGGGSDLNPCIEYDADTAHFHRTQEQHLAPHGDGLYAELKDWADEYFYIPHRNRARGVGGIFMDDRNTGNWEADFALTQDIGRAFLPAFLPLVEKRRLLDFGSAEKDRQLVHRGLYAEYNLVYDRGTKFGLETGHDANAVLMSLPPMAKWI